The genomic region CGGACAAGGCGCTGGAAGCCACCGAGCGGCAGTTCCTCCGACTCCTGGGTGCGTGCAACCAAATCGTCCAATTCTACGTGCATTTCTTCACCGTGGAAGGCTTGGAGCGGGGACCGGAAGCCCGCGCCCATTTCAAGCGCTATTACGAATCCTTCGACCGAATCAAGGAAGCGGGCTTGGACGCGCTGATCGTCAGCGGCGCCAACGTGACCCATCCCGAAATCTCCGACGAACCCTTCTGGGAGCCTTTGACCGAAGTCTTCGATTGGGCCAAGGTCAATGTGACTTCGATTCTCTGTTCCTGCCTGGCCACCCATGCGCTGGTGCAGTATTGCTACGGGCTTCATCGCACCCGCCTGCCGGCCAAGCGCTGGGGGGTGTATTCCCATCGGGTGGTGGAACCGCGCCACCCCTTGGTGTCCGATATCAATACCCGTTTCGATGTCCCCCACTCGCGCTTCAATGAACTGTTCCGCCGGGATCTGGAACGGGTGGGCCTGAAAATTCTGGTGGAGAGCGAGGAAGCCGGGGTGCATTTGGCGGTCAGCCCGGATTTGTTTCGGGTGGTCTTCTTCCAGGGGCATCCCGAGTACGACACCATCAGCCTGTTGAAGGAATACAAGCGCGAAGTGCTGCGTTATCACCTTCGGGATCGCGAGGATTATCCGCCGTCGCCGGAACATTATTTCAATGCCGAGGCGCAAGCGATCCTGGCGGATTATCGCGCCGCGGTACAAAGCGCCCGCCGGCGCGGCGCACCGCCGCCGGATTTTCCGGAATCGGCCCTGATTCCCCTACTGGACAATACCTGGCGGGACACCGCCAAGGGGGTATTCAACAACTGGCTGGGGTTGGTGTATCAGATCACCGACCAGGATCGGCGGATTCCCTTCATGCCCGGCGTGGATCCGAAAAACCCGCTCGGTTTGACTTTCTAGGGCGCGTCGACATTGAGCCGATTCAGCACTACATGAGCGCTCTCACCGGCGCTCGCTGGAATATCAACGCATTCTGATGATTCTACCGGACCAAACGCAACAAATCGAAAGCGGTGATGATGCCGCGGATGTGCTGTTTATCCCCCACCAGCAGCCGGTGAATGCCGTGCTCGATCATCAATTCGGCGGCTTCTCGGGGCGAGAGGTCGGGGGGGATGAAAATGGCGCGGTCGGTCATGATGTCCTTCACGTTGATCGCGTCTCCTCTCACCCCGCTGAATTGAAGCGCCCGGATGACATCGGTTTTGGACGCGATACCGACGATTTCCCCGGCGCCGTTTTGGACCGGAGCGCCGTCGATATTCTGGATGGTCAGGAACTCTTCGAATTGATCGAGGGTCATTTCGGGAGCAACGGAAACCACTTCCGGTTCCATGATGTCTTTGACTTGGAGGGTCATGATGGCGTGACCTCGAGGAATGGTCTGAAGATTTAAGCTACCGGAAAATCGTCTTCGGAACAAGCGGGCCGGAGGATTTCGGTATACTCTTTTGTTGTCCACAATGCAATGGAGCGAAATTAATGCGAGTTTACATGAGCCTGATGGTCGGATGGTTGGCGCTATTTTCGGGAGCGGCCGCCCATGCCGAACAGGAACCCCTCAGAGTCTGCGCCGATCCGGTCAATCCTCCCTTGTCCGATAGACAGGAAGACGGTTTCGAAAACCGGATCGCCCGGCTGTTCGCCGACGAACTGGATAGGGAAATCGAATACACCTGGTTTCCCCAGCGTATCGGTTTTCTGCGCAATACCCTCAAGTCCAAGGATCCGGACACCGGGCGCTACAAGTGCGACATCGTGATGGGTGTGCCGGCCGGCTACGAGCTGGCGGCGACCACCAAGCCCTACTACCGTTCCACCTACGCGCTGGTGGTGGCCAAGGGCAAGGGCTTCGACGATATTCAATCTCCCGAGCAGCTTTTCGACCTGTCCGACGATCGCAAGAAAGAGCTCAAGGTCGCCATGTTCGATCGTACTCCCGGGGTGACCTGGCTTCTTCGTCACGGCTTGCTCAAACAGGGTCGCAGTTACCAGTCCATGACCGGCGATCCCAACGTTAATACCGCCATGACGCTGGAAAAGGAGTTCGCCGCGGATAACATCAATATGGCGATCGTTTGGGGACCGGTCGGTGCCTATCTCGCCTGGAAGCACCCGCAGGATTACGTCCTCTTGCCGCTCAAGTCCGAGAAGGGAATCCGCTTCGATTTCGCCATCGCCATGGCGGTTCGTCGGGGCGACAAGGAACGTCAACAGATGCTGCAAAACCTGCTCGACCGCAACCGCGACGAAATCGTCGCCTTGCTGAAAAAATACCGGGTACCCTTGGTGGATAAGGAAGGCAATGCGTTATGATGAAGGCGGGGGATGATGCTTGCGCAAGCATCATCCCCTGTTTATGGAAGGAAATGGGAGCGCCGCTCGATCAGCGA from Methylohalobius crimeensis 10Ki harbors:
- a CDS encoding quinoprotein dehydrogenase-associated putative ABC transporter substrate-binding protein, with protein sequence MSLMVGWLALFSGAAAHAEQEPLRVCADPVNPPLSDRQEDGFENRIARLFADELDREIEYTWFPQRIGFLRNTLKSKDPDTGRYKCDIVMGVPAGYELAATTKPYYRSTYALVVAKGKGFDDIQSPEQLFDLSDDRKKELKVAMFDRTPGVTWLLRHGLLKQGRSYQSMTGDPNVNTAMTLEKEFAADNINMAIVWGPVGAYLAWKHPQDYVLLPLKSEKGIRFDFAIAMAVRRGDKERQQMLQNLLDRNRDEIVALLKKYRVPLVDKEGNAL
- a CDS encoding CBS domain-containing protein yields the protein MTLQVKDIMEPEVVSVAPEMTLDQFEEFLTIQNIDGAPVQNGAGEIVGIASKTDVIRALQFSGVRGDAINVKDIMTDRAIFIPPDLSPREAAELMIEHGIHRLLVGDKQHIRGIITAFDLLRLVR
- the metA gene encoding homoserine O-succinyltransferase MetA: MPLVAHNPLPAFERLRSEGQKVLPPEIARHQDIRALHIGFLNMMPDKALEATERQFLRLLGACNQIVQFYVHFFTVEGLERGPEARAHFKRYYESFDRIKEAGLDALIVSGANVTHPEISDEPFWEPLTEVFDWAKVNVTSILCSCLATHALVQYCYGLHRTRLPAKRWGVYSHRVVEPRHPLVSDINTRFDVPHSRFNELFRRDLERVGLKILVESEEAGVHLAVSPDLFRVVFFQGHPEYDTISLLKEYKREVLRYHLRDREDYPPSPEHYFNAEAQAILADYRAAVQSARRRGAPPPDFPESALIPLLDNTWRDTAKGVFNNWLGLVYQITDQDRRIPFMPGVDPKNPLGLTF